In the genome of Candidatus Shapirobacteria bacterium, one region contains:
- a CDS encoding 50S ribosomal protein L25, with protein MAKTNPKIEAQTRTVLGKKVKNLRAQGITPATVYGKGVEPVSVQINTKELDKLFEDVGESGLIDFAIDGKVVPVLFKNPQYHPVLGNLIHIDCHQVNLKEKITATVPIEFVGESTAVKLGNVLVEVLMEIEVEALPTDLPEKIEVDLTVLETVESVVTVADLKVDRTLVEVKNDPEQVIVKVELPREEEVEPVAAAEEATEPVVAPAMAQKTEEEKEADAKTKAAEKAAYKKDEK; from the coding sequence ATGGCGAAAACAAATCCAAAAATTGAAGCCCAGACAAGAACCGTTTTGGGGAAAAAGGTTAAAAACTTAAGAGCCCAAGGGATTACTCCGGCAACCGTATACGGAAAAGGAGTTGAGCCGGTGTCGGTTCAAATTAATACTAAGGAATTGGATAAACTGTTTGAAGACGTGGGTGAATCGGGATTAATTGATTTTGCAATTGACGGAAAGGTAGTCCCGGTATTGTTTAAAAACCCTCAATATCATCCGGTTTTGGGGAACTTAATTCATATCGACTGCCACCAGGTAAATTTGAAAGAGAAAATTACGGCAACAGTACCAATTGAGTTTGTGGGTGAAAGTACGGCGGTGAAACTGGGAAATGTGTTGGTGGAAGTTTTGATGGAAATCGAGGTGGAAGCATTACCGACTGATTTGCCGGAAAAGATTGAAGTCGATTTGACGGTTTTGGAAACAGTGGAATCGGTGGTAACAGTGGCCGATTTGAAAGTTGACAGGACCTTAGTCGAGGTTAAAAATGACCCGGAACAGGTAATTGTGAAGGTGGAACTACCGAGAGAAGAAGAAGTGGAGCCGGTAGCAGCCGCTGAAGAGGCAACCGAACCGGTAGTGGCACCGGCAATGGCCCAGAAAACTGAGGAAGAAAAAGAGGCGGATGCCAAGACCAAAGCAGCTGAAAAAGCGGCCTACAAGAAAGACGAAAAATAA
- a CDS encoding tyrosine-type recombinase/integrase encodes MPDLSLESTLDLFTKSLLTKGKSTNTIVAYKGDINQLIHFLKAQSKITGVDAVRGTDIDNFKKDLMKNGYTAKSVSRKLNSIKNFFSFLKNEGLISVDPSTEIKHPKYENDVPKILKPIEYRSLRDACRNDARSTAIVELMLQAGLRIKEIENLKLENIKDNEIIIDSYESHSVRTVPLNNSAKSALKRYLDEGRYNSKSKSVFVTKTGRHLLARNIRSLLNRYFNKADIKGIKVNDLRNTFIAFQLKSGVPIDVVSQIVGHKRISTTEKYMELIEAKEESKGIKLKEL; translated from the coding sequence ATGCCCGATCTATCCCTTGAATCCACCTTGGATCTTTTTACCAAATCTCTTTTAACAAAAGGTAAGTCCACAAACACCATTGTAGCCTACAAAGGTGATATTAATCAGCTGATCCACTTTTTAAAGGCCCAGTCAAAAATCACCGGAGTTGATGCCGTTCGTGGCACCGATATTGACAACTTCAAAAAAGATTTAATGAAAAACGGCTATACCGCCAAGTCAGTCAGTCGAAAACTAAACTCCATCAAAAATTTCTTTTCCTTTTTAAAAAATGAAGGCCTCATCTCTGTCGATCCTTCCACCGAAATAAAACATCCCAAGTACGAAAATGATGTCCCCAAAATTTTAAAACCAATTGAATACCGGTCTCTGCGCGACGCCTGCCGAAATGATGCCCGGTCCACCGCCATTGTCGAGCTGATGCTTCAAGCCGGTCTAAGGATCAAAGAAATCGAAAATCTAAAGTTGGAAAACATCAAAGACAATGAAATTATCATCGACTCATACGAAAGTCACAGTGTCCGCACTGTTCCTCTAAACAATTCCGCCAAATCAGCTCTAAAAAGATATCTCGATGAAGGTCGTTACAACAGCAAATCCAAAAGCGTTTTTGTTACCAAAACCGGCCGTCACCTTCTAGCCCGTAACATCAGAAGTTTATTAAATCGCTATTTCAACAAGGCCGACATCAAGGGTATCAAAGTCAATGACTTGCGAAACACTTTTATTGCTTTTCAATTAAAATCCGGCGTTCCCATCGACGTAGTTTCCCAAATTGTCGGTCACAAGCGCATTTCCACCACCGAAAAATACATGGAGCTTATCGAAGCCAAAGAAGAATCCAAAGGCATCAAATTAAAAGAATTATAA
- a CDS encoding thermonuclease family protein, with the protein MMTRIFLVISVILNLLLGLFVIRSQIPPQKLYTVSEIIDGDSIVLEENKQSIRLMNINAPEKGLCGYHQAKAELTSLLQGKQVKIVGTINDSHNRFLALVYLPDGTLVNELMLNSGWARYTSNASIESARLQKAGAAAKATKIGIFGPLCFQSVNPANPKCSIKGNVKDGKKTYFFDGCGNYSNVQLALDEGDRWFCSEAEALQAGFTKSVNCHEKLFDQF; encoded by the coding sequence ATGATGACTCGGATCTTTCTTGTAATTTCCGTCATTTTAAACCTGCTTTTAGGTCTCTTCGTTATCCGCTCCCAAATTCCGCCCCAAAAACTCTATACTGTCTCCGAAATCATCGATGGCGACAGTATTGTCCTTGAGGAAAATAAACAGTCCATCCGCCTCATGAACATCAATGCTCCCGAAAAAGGTTTATGCGGCTATCACCAGGCCAAAGCGGAACTAACTTCACTTTTACAAGGCAAACAGGTCAAAATTGTCGGCACAATTAATGATTCTCACAATCGTTTTTTAGCCCTGGTTTACCTTCCCGACGGTACTCTGGTCAATGAATTAATGCTCAACTCCGGTTGGGCCCGTTATACCTCAAATGCTTCTATCGAATCTGCCCGTCTCCAAAAAGCCGGTGCCGCCGCCAAGGCCACCAAAATCGGTATTTTCGGCCCCCTCTGTTTCCAATCTGTTAATCCCGCCAATCCCAAGTGTTCTATTAAGGGCAATGTCAAAGACGGCAAAAAGACATATTTTTTTGATGGCTGCGGCAATTACTCCAATGTTCAGCTCGCCCTGGACGAAGGCGACCGTTGGTTTTGCTCCGAAGCCGAAGCCCTCCAGGCCGGCTTTACCAAATCCGTCAACTGTCATGAAAAACTTTTTGACCAGTTTTAA